In one Ictalurus furcatus strain D&B chromosome 28, Billie_1.0, whole genome shotgun sequence genomic region, the following are encoded:
- the thnsl2 gene encoding threonine synthase-like 2 has translation MQYCSTRGGVHGWDFQNVLFSGYAPDGGMFMPETIPSISPATLRSWCSLSYQQLVCEVCSLFIPEQLIPKHDLEALVSSALSKFSVPDAVKMVRLKGSLSILELFHGKTLAFKDLAMTCTTRFLEYFLRKDNRRAIILVGTSGDTGGSAISSVCDLSAVDVVVVFPRGRISQVQERQMTTHIEDNVHVFAADGSSDEIDVPLRKLFADQDLVNRYGLMSLNSVNWSRILVQLAHFIYAYLQLSGVRDTDRDRLPTLEVVVPTGGAGNITAGCIVKHMGVPLHLVAMVNSNDVVHRAVQSGDFSMADSVKQTLAPAIDIQDPYNMERVFWLLSGKDGALVKKMMEQFQDTHTLSIPETLHKKLCSVMCSGSVSDEGIMEAIKRCWEENQYLVCPHTAVGVWHHYHCSVRNGENRCCIATASPAKFLEVVQKAGLTESIDVPEAVRQLETKETRYKHLERNENWERALRERIEAVGSARQQGALFYT, from the exons ATGCAGTACTGCAGCACACGTGGAGGGGTTCATGGCTGGGACTTCCAGAATGTTCTCTTCTCAGGCTATGCTCCAGACGGGGGCATGTTCATGCCTGAGACAATTCCCTCAATCTCCCCTGCCACTCTCCGATCCTGGTGCTCTCTGTCCTACCAGCAGCTcgtgtgtgaagtgtgttcGCTCTTCATCCCTGAGCAGCTCATCCCGAAACATGACTTGGAAG CCCTGGTCTCTAGTGCTCTGTCCAAGTTCTCCGTGCCAGATGCAGTGAAGATGGTGCGATTGAAAGGCTCTCTGTCCATCTTGGAACTGTTCCATGGAAAGACACTGGCTTTTAAAGATTTGGCCATGACCTGCACCACACGCTTTCTGGAGTACTTCTTGCGCAAGGACAACAGACGTGCCATCATCCTCGTGG GGACATCTGGGGACACCGGAGGCTCAGccatcagcagtgtgtgtgatcTTAGTGCGGTGGACGTAGTGGTGGTTTTCCCCCGTGGACGAATCTCTCAGGTGCAGGAGAGACAGATGACCACTCACATAGAGGACAATGTCCATGTTTTTGCAG CGGACGGAAGTTCGGATGAAATCGACGTGCCTTTGAGGAAGCTGTTTGCAGATCAGGACTTGGTGAATCGCTACGGTCTGATGAGCCTGAACTCAGTGAACTGGTCACGCATTCTGGTACAGCTCGCTCATTTTATATACGCCTACCTGCAGCTGAGTGGAGTTCGGgatacagatagagacagactaCCCACTCTGGAGGTAGTGGTGCCCACAGGAGGGGCAGGAAATATAACAG ctGGGTGCATTGTAAAGCACATGGGGGTTCCTCTGCACCTCGTGGCCATGGTGAACTCTAATGACGTAGTGCACCGTGCAGTTCAGAGTGGAGATTTCTCCATGGCCGACAGCGTCAAGCAAACTCTGGCTCCTGCCATCGATATTCAG GATCCTTATAACATGGAGCGTGTGTTCTGGCTGTTATCTGGGAAAGATGGCGCTTTAGTAAAGAAGATGATGGAGCAGTTTCaggacactcacacactatcaATACCTGAAACACTCCACAAAAAG TTGTGTTCAGTCATGTGTTCAGGTTCTGTGTCTGATGAGGGGATAATGGAGGCCATAAAGAGGTGCTGGGAGGAaaatcagtatttggtgtgtCCTCATACAGCTGTGGGAGTCTGGCATCACTACCATTGTTCTGTCCGCAATGGGGAGAatag GTGTTGCATTGCGACAGCGTCTCCAGCCAAGTTTCTCGAAGTGGTACAGAAAGCAGGCCTGACCGAAAGCATCGACGTCCCCGAAGCAGTGAGGCAGTTGGAAACCAAGGAGACACGCTATAAACATCTAGAGAGAAATGAGAACTGGGAAAGAGCGCTAAGAGAACGCATCGAGGCTGTCGGCTCTGCTCGACAACAGGGAGCACTGTTTTATACATGA
- the smyd1a gene encoding histone-lysine N-methyltransferase SMYD1a translates to MTPQKMDAVEVFAAGEKGRGLRTTKEMKTGEVVFVEASFAAVVFDSMSMHVCHSCFRRQVNPHRCAQCKFAHYCDRTCQRAAWEEHKHECAAIRQHGKAPSENVRLAGRALWRMQKHKGKAFDTQLTTLDLLEDHISAMSPEDLKQLKVDVGNFQDYWQGNSRQYSTDYVSHIFGVINCNAFTLSDQRGLQAVGVGLFPNLCLVNHDCWPNCTVILNHGSQTALDSALHSQRRIELRALETIPEGAELTVSYVDFLNVSKDRQKLLKKQYYFDCKCEHCSNGIKDDLMMAVKETDGKKPSADLVKEVTDFSVEALAKIEQARIEGNFHEVVKICRECLEKQEPVLAETHLYQLQVFRVISEVLSYQQSFQEAAEYARRMVEGYRKLYHPNNAQLGMATMRAGVTHWHAGLIEAAHGLICKAYAILMITHGPHHPITKDLEAMRTQTEMELRVFKENEYVYQSMREAVLSNKHMSTRLVKSK, encoded by the exons ATGACCCCACAGAAAATGGACGCTGTGGAGGTTTTTGCTGCTGGAGAGAAAGGCCGCGGCCTCCGGACCACCAAGGAGATGAAGACTGGTGAGGTGGTGTTTGTGGAGGCCAGCTTTGCTGCTGTGGTCTTTGACAG TATGTCCATGCACGTGTGTCACAGCTGCTTCCGCAGACAGGTTAATCCACACCGCTGTGCTCAGTGCAAATTTGCCCACTACTGTGACCGCACGTGCCAGCGAGCCGCCTGGGAGGAGCACAAGCACGAGTGTGCTGCCATCAGACAGCATGGCAAGGCACCTAGTGAGAATGTGCG TCTGGCGGGGCGAGCTCTATGGCGCATGCAGAAACATAAAGGAAAAGCCTTCGACACACAGCTCACAACTCTAGACCTCTTGGAGGACCACATCTCTGCAATGTCCCCAGAGGACCTTAAACAGCTCAAAGTGGATGTTGGCAACTTCCAGGACTACTGGCAAGGCAACAGCAGGCAGTACAGCACAGACTACGTCTCACATATCTTTGGTGTG ATCAACTGCAATGCCTTCACTCTGAGTGACCAGCGTGGGCTCCAGGCAGTCGGGGTGGGCCTTTTTCCTAACCTCTGTCTGGTCAACCATGACTGCTGGCCCAACTGTACAGTCATCCTGAATCATGGCAG TCAGACAGCTCTGGACTCAGCTTTACACTCTCAGAGGAG AATTGAGCTACGCGCCTTAGAAACGATCCCAGAAGGTGCTGAGTTGACGGTCAGCTATGTGGACTTCTTAAACGTATCCAAGGATCGTCAGAAGCTGCTCAAGAAGCAGTATTACTTTGACTGCAAGTGTGAGCACTGCAGCAATGGCATCAAGGACGACCTCATGATGGCGGTGAAAGAAACCGATGGCAAAAAG CCTTCGGCCGACCTGGTGAAGGAGGTCACAGACTTTAGTGTGGAGGCCTTGGCCAAAATTGAACAAGCTCGCATAGAGGGAAACTTTCATGAG GTAGTTAAAATCTGCCGTGAGTGCTTGGAGAAGCAGGAGCCTGTGCTGGCTGAGACACACCTCTACCAGCTGCAAGTGTTCAGGGTGATCAGTGAGGTGCTGTCATATCAGCAGTCCTTCCAGGAGGCTGCAGAATACGCACGCAGGATGGTGGAAGGCTACAG GAAGCTGTATCACCCAAACAATGCTCAGCTTGGCATGGCCACCATGAGGGCAGGCGTGACACACTGGCATGCAGGGCTGATCGAAGCTGCTCATGGTCTAATCTGTAAAGCCTATGCAATCCTCATGATTACACATGGACCCCATCATCCAATCACAAAGGACTTAGAG GCTATGCGCACACAGACGGAGATGGAGCTACGCGTGTTTAAGGAGAACGAATACGTCTACCAAAGCATGCGTGAGGCGGTTCTCAGCAACAAGCACATGTCCACTAGACTGGTCAAGAGCAAATAG
- the spra gene encoding sepiapterin reductase a, with protein sequence MEANNTSNVASSETKDLGRALCIITGASKGFGRCLAKEISALLKPGSVLVLVARSEDKLRELQEDLSSGRDGLVIRCVVADLGQKDGVESVIKELRETPSSDINSLYLFNNAASLGDVSRYFRSFTDMDEVDRYLSMNVSSALCLTAGILKAFPAHVGLRRCVVHVSSLCALQPFPSWVLYCTGKAARNMMFRVLAKEESELRVLNYAPGPLDTEMHVHARSNTADDNIRSAITAMHSEGRLLTCEESVGKLIKVLLKDDYESGAHLDFYDL encoded by the exons ATGGAAGCTAATAATACTTCAAATGTAGCTTCGTCAGAGACGAAAGACCTCGGCAGGGCTCTTTGCATCATAACAGGAGCGTCCAAAGGTTTCGGAAGATGTCTTGCTAAAGAAATATCAGCGCTCCTAAAACCGGGCTCGGTGCTCGTCCTGGTTGCCAGATCTGAAGATAAGCTGCGGGAACTGCAGGAGGATTTATCCTCGGGTAGAGACGGTCTGGTTATCCGCTGTGTGGTTGCAGATCTGGGGCAGAAAGATGGAGTGGAAAGCGTTATAAAAGAACTCAGAGAGACACCAAGCTCTGATATCAACAGCCTCTACCTGTTTAATAACGCAG CTTCACTGGGCGATGTTTCACGCTACTTCCGAAGCTTCACTGACATGGACGAAGTTGACCGGTATCTGTCGATGAATGTGAGCTCAGCGCTGTGTTTGACTGCTGGGATCCTGAAGGCATTTCCAGCTCACGTGGGTCTGCGCCGCTGTGTGGTGCATGTGAGCTCTCTCTGTGCTCTGCAGCCTTTTCCCTCCTGGGTGCTCTACTGCACGGGTAAAGCGGCACGCAACATGATGTTCCGCGTGCTGGCCAAGGAAGAGTCTGAGCTCAGGGTTCTCAACTATGCTCCAG GCCCTCTGGACACAGAAATGCATGTCCATGCTCGATCTAACACAGCGGACGACAATATTAGATCGGCTATTACGGCAATGCACTCTGAGGGCCGCCTGCTGACCTGCGAAGAGTCCGTGGGGAAGCTGATCAAGGTCCTGTTAAAGGACGACTATGAATCTGGAGCTCATCTAGACTTTTAtgatttgtaa
- the oxt gene encoding oxytocin-neurophysin 1, translated as MSAAPLSVFCMLCLLSICTACYISNCPIGGKRAVQDIPTRQCMACGPGDKGRCFGPNICCGEEIGCMVGTLEAMRCLEEDYVPSPCETGGKACGSVAGRCAAPGVCCDSESCTTDPSCLEGEGDAAAHSLPASGKDLLLKLLHWTNYRPYQ; from the exons ATGTCTGCAGCACCACTTTCAGTCTTCTGCATGCTGTGTCTGCTGTCCATCTGCACAGCCTGCTACATCTCCAACTGCCCCATTGGTGGCAAAAGAGCAGTACAGGACATCCCCACTCGACAG TGTATGGCATGTGGTCCTGGAGATAAGGGCAGATGCTTTGGTCCCAATATCTGTTGCGGAGAGGAAATAGGCTGCATGGTGGGCACTCTGGAAGCCATGCGCTGCTTGGAGGAAGACTACGTGCCCTCTCCGTGTGAGACTGGAGGAAAAGCCTGTGGCTCTGTGGCAGGACGGTGCGCTGCACCAGGCGTCTGCTGTGACTCAG AGAGCTGCACCACTGATCCGTCGTGTCTGGAAGGCGAAGGTGATGCAGCCGCTCACAGTCTACCTGCCAGTGGCAAAGACCTCCTTCTGAAGCTTCTTCATTGGACAAACTACAGGCCTTACCAATGA